A stretch of the Desulfobacter sp. genome encodes the following:
- a CDS encoding YigZ family protein: protein MNSLKYYYSVGRCKTDPPREAQIKIKRSSFICSLAYADSMAAAKQFITAVAREHKTATHNCWAYVVGDQGEISHCSDAGEPAGTAGKPMLNTLLGHDMTCVAAVVTRHFGGVKLGIRGLIEAYSLSVAAAIDQKPLIKLLKTELFRVDLSYGMNDSFLNRIKSFRAQVIHTDYGEKVVHDLEVELADLDKVECFLSEYKHSGSLEYTRPGLD, encoded by the coding sequence ATGAACTCGCTGAAATATTACTATTCTGTGGGCAGGTGCAAGACAGACCCGCCAAGAGAGGCCCAGATCAAAATCAAACGGTCCAGCTTTATCTGTTCGCTGGCCTATGCCGACTCCATGGCCGCGGCAAAGCAATTTATCACCGCCGTGGCCAGGGAACATAAAACCGCTACTCATAATTGCTGGGCTTATGTGGTGGGGGATCAGGGGGAGATCAGCCATTGTTCAGATGCAGGAGAACCGGCCGGCACGGCAGGAAAACCCATGCTCAATACCCTGCTGGGACATGATATGACATGCGTGGCTGCTGTGGTGACCCGGCATTTCGGAGGGGTCAAGCTGGGCATCCGGGGCTTGATTGAGGCCTATTCTCTCTCAGTTGCTGCCGCCATTGATCAAAAACCCCTGATAAAATTGTTGAAAACCGAATTGTTCCGGGTGGATCTGAGCTATGGGATGAACGATTCCTTTTTGAACAGGATCAAATCATTCAGAGCCCAGGTGATCCATACAGACTACGGGGAAAAGGTTGTCCACGATCTTGAGGTCGAACTGGCAGATCTTGACAAGGTTGAATGTTTTTTATCTGAATACAAGCATTCAGGGTCCCTTGAATATACCCGGCCCGGCTTGGATTAA
- a CDS encoding response regulator, producing the protein MANQAFANFVGLQPENIINKSCADLWPEKLAEQFEKEDLCILETGFPIKNQRLIKDRQNKLRRFQVVKKSLKGQTRSTDGIMGISRDITIRHEYEEQLKQYKRIVDTSQDQIALINRAYQYEAVSDSYLKAYGFEENQMLGKTIPEVLSESIFETKIKPRLDKGFSGQMFNIQDEIKYQGIGNRQVDITICPYTDHSGKTNRLVVHIRDISEKIQMEKQLVTSQKMEAIGTLAGGIAHDFNNILSGILGYAQLGKLNLDHPEKLTRHLEQIIKGSNRAVDMVRQILTFSRKYQYKKHPLKIALIVKEAAKLLRASIPSFIEIKTQVSSQSTILADPTHIHQVIMNLCTNSFQAISGDKGLLSIQLDDVILTREEIRQETKILPGAYVKLRVRDTGTGMDDHTLEKIFNPYFTTKETGQGTGMGLSIVHGIVQDHGGFILVDNQLNKGTCFSVFFPVHDREKDSRPPGETDPILPGQKETIMVVDDEPSVLESSIEFLKDLGYQVHAFKDSLEALDEFKQSPQKFDLVITDMTMPKMTGERLSMKMLALKKDLPIILCTDYSERITKKEAQKIGILKFIEKPIVGPPLSKLIRDILDPKYMVKREESRPVS; encoded by the coding sequence ATGGCCAACCAGGCCTTTGCAAATTTTGTGGGTCTTCAGCCCGAAAATATCATCAACAAATCCTGCGCTGATCTCTGGCCGGAAAAACTGGCTGAACAATTTGAAAAAGAAGACCTGTGCATCCTGGAAACAGGGTTCCCCATTAAAAATCAAAGGCTCATAAAGGACAGGCAAAACAAGTTGCGGCGATTCCAGGTCGTTAAAAAAAGCCTCAAGGGTCAGACCCGAAGCACAGACGGCATCATGGGCATATCAAGGGATATTACCATCCGCCACGAGTATGAAGAACAACTCAAACAATACAAGCGGATCGTCGATACCTCACAAGACCAAATTGCCCTGATCAACAGGGCATATCAATATGAAGCGGTGAGTGACAGCTATCTTAAGGCATACGGGTTTGAGGAAAACCAAATGCTGGGCAAAACCATTCCCGAGGTATTGAGTGAATCAATATTTGAAACAAAGATCAAGCCCCGGCTCGACAAGGGATTTTCAGGGCAAATGTTTAATATCCAGGATGAGATAAAGTACCAAGGGATTGGCAACCGCCAGGTGGATATTACCATCTGTCCCTATACGGATCATTCAGGAAAGACAAACCGCCTGGTGGTTCATATCAGAGACATCTCAGAAAAAATACAGATGGAAAAACAGCTGGTCACCTCCCAGAAAATGGAAGCCATCGGCACATTGGCAGGCGGAATTGCCCATGATTTCAACAATATTCTTTCGGGAATCCTCGGGTATGCCCAATTGGGAAAACTCAACCTTGACCATCCTGAAAAACTGACCCGCCATCTTGAACAGATTATCAAGGGGTCAAACCGTGCCGTGGACATGGTCAGGCAGATACTCACCTTCAGCAGAAAATACCAGTATAAAAAACACCCCCTGAAAATCGCCCTGATTGTCAAAGAGGCGGCAAAACTGCTCAGGGCATCCATCCCCTCATTTATTGAAATTAAAACCCAGGTCTCTTCCCAGTCGACCATTCTTGCAGATCCCACCCACATTCACCAGGTGATCATGAACCTGTGCACCAATTCCTTTCAGGCCATTTCAGGGGACAAGGGTCTTTTGTCCATTCAACTGGATGATGTCATCCTCACCCGAGAAGAGATCAGGCAGGAGACAAAAATTTTGCCAGGGGCCTATGTTAAACTCCGGGTAAGGGATACCGGAACCGGCATGGATGATCATACATTGGAAAAGATATTCAACCCCTATTTTACCACCAAAGAAACCGGCCAGGGAACCGGAATGGGATTGTCAATCGTCCATGGAATTGTTCAAGACCATGGCGGATTTATTCTGGTGGACAACCAGCTAAATAAAGGCACCTGTTTCAGCGTTTTCTTTCCTGTGCATGACAGGGAAAAAGACTCCCGCCCGCCAGGAGAGACAGACCCTATTCTGCCCGGACAAAAAGAAACCATCATGGTGGTGGATGATGAACCGTCCGTGCTCGAGTCAAGCATTGAATTTCTTAAAGACCTGGGGTATCAGGTCCATGCCTTTAAAGACAGCCTAGAGGCCTTGGACGAATTTAAACAATCTCCCCAAAAATTTGATCTGGTCATCACGGATATGACCATGCCGAAAATGACAGGAGAAAGGCTTTCAATGAAAATGCTGGCATTGAAAAAAGATCTGCCCATTATCCTGTGCACGGATTACAGCGAACGAATCACCAAAAAAGAGGCCCAAAAGATAGGCATATTAAAATTTATTGAAAAGCCCATTGTCGGCCCGCCTTTGTCCAAATTGATCCGGGATATCCTTGACCCTAAATATATGGTAAAAAGAGAAGAGAGCCGTCCGGTCTCATAA
- a CDS encoding purine-nucleoside phosphorylase, which produces MASFRQKVIETACFIKSRIHVRPDMGVIMGTGLSETLSDLEQIHWFDYIDLPHFPKATVDSHKGSLVHGRLGKKEILVFQGRFHLYEGYTPQEVTFPVRLLQELKVPMLILSNAAGGINLNFSSGDIMLIQDHINLTGKNPLTGPQEEAWGIRFPNMTQVYDQRLKDMAKASAAATGISLQQGIYAGLTGPSLETPAETRYLKAIGGDAVGFSTIMEAIAGVHAGMQILGLSLITNINDPDDPAKTTLEEVVKTAARASIQLNRLISHLITRL; this is translated from the coding sequence ATGGCATCATTCCGGCAGAAAGTCATTGAAACCGCCTGTTTTATAAAATCGCGCATCCATGTCCGGCCCGACATGGGCGTCATCATGGGCACGGGCCTGTCAGAGACCCTTTCAGACCTAGAACAGATTCATTGGTTTGACTACATAGATCTTCCCCATTTCCCCAAGGCCACGGTGGACAGCCACAAAGGATCTCTTGTCCACGGCAGGCTCGGAAAAAAAGAAATCCTTGTTTTCCAGGGACGATTCCACCTGTACGAGGGCTATACCCCTCAGGAAGTCACCTTTCCCGTCCGCCTGCTCCAGGAATTAAAGGTCCCAATGCTCATTCTATCCAACGCCGCCGGCGGCATTAACCTAAACTTTTCTTCCGGTGATATCATGCTCATCCAGGACCATATTAATTTAACAGGGAAAAATCCTTTGACCGGTCCCCAGGAAGAGGCCTGGGGAATTCGATTCCCGAATATGACCCAGGTCTATGATCAAAGATTAAAGGACATGGCCAAAGCATCGGCAGCCGCCACAGGCATATCCTTGCAACAGGGCATCTATGCCGGATTAACAGGGCCAAGCCTTGAGACCCCTGCTGAAACAAGATATTTAAAAGCCATTGGCGGGGATGCCGTGGGCTTTTCCACCATCATGGAAGCCATTGCCGGGGTTCATGCCGGCATGCAGATTCTGGGACTCTCTTTAATTACCAATATCAATGATCCGGACGATCCTGCAAAAACCACTTTGGAAGAGGTGGTCAAAACCGCGGCCAGGGCATCAATCCAACTAAACCGTTTGATCTCCCATCTGATCACCCGGCTTTAA
- a CDS encoding IS256 family transposase, giving the protein MTEENTEFDFQKALKGIQEGKPFTGKGGVLTSLIKNLAEAALEGELESHLGQEVSANRRNGKSKKTIKSLDGKFELKTPRDRAGTFSPQIVKKHQTTLSDEIERKIIALYGLGMSYNDMASHLQEIYGLEISNATLSTITDKIIHTVKEWQARPLENVYPIVWLDAIHYKVRENGKVGSKAVYTILGVNIEGRKEVLGLYISENEGANFWLQVLTDLSNRGVKDILIACVDGLKGFPEAIETIFPDTEVQLCVVHQIRNSLKYVGSKNKKEFMADLKRVYKAVNKDLAEEELDILENKWNDKYPIVIKSWRNNWERLSHFFKYPEEIRRIIYTTNTIEAVHRQFRKLTKTKGSFPNQDSLLKLLYMGIQNASKKWTMPIQNWSLTISQLAIFFEGRLDKELGI; this is encoded by the coding sequence ATGACCGAAGAAAACACCGAATTTGATTTTCAAAAAGCCCTTAAAGGCATCCAGGAAGGTAAACCCTTCACAGGTAAGGGCGGCGTCCTTACATCATTAATCAAAAATCTTGCTGAAGCTGCTCTTGAAGGAGAGTTGGAGTCCCATCTCGGGCAGGAAGTTTCTGCCAACCGCCGTAATGGAAAAAGCAAAAAGACCATTAAATCCCTGGATGGTAAATTTGAGCTAAAAACCCCGCGTGACAGGGCCGGAACCTTCTCTCCACAGATCGTCAAAAAACATCAGACAACGCTCAGCGATGAAATTGAAAGAAAGATAATAGCCCTTTACGGCCTGGGCATGAGTTATAATGATATGGCTTCCCATTTACAGGAAATCTATGGACTTGAGATTTCAAATGCCACTCTGAGCACCATTACCGATAAAATCATCCATACCGTCAAAGAATGGCAGGCCAGGCCGTTGGAAAATGTGTACCCAATCGTATGGCTTGATGCCATACATTATAAAGTACGAGAAAACGGAAAGGTCGGCAGCAAAGCCGTTTACACAATTCTTGGGGTGAATATCGAGGGCCGCAAAGAGGTTCTTGGGCTGTACATATCCGAGAATGAGGGTGCGAACTTCTGGCTGCAGGTGTTAACAGACCTTTCAAACCGAGGGGTAAAAGATATCCTGATTGCCTGTGTTGATGGTCTAAAAGGTTTTCCCGAGGCCATTGAGACCATATTCCCGGACACAGAAGTTCAACTCTGCGTAGTCCACCAGATCCGAAATTCATTGAAATACGTTGGTTCCAAAAATAAAAAGGAATTTATGGCAGATCTAAAACGTGTTTATAAAGCGGTCAATAAGGATCTGGCCGAAGAAGAACTGGATATCTTGGAAAATAAATGGAATGACAAATACCCGATTGTGATAAAATCCTGGCGGAACAACTGGGAACGCCTCAGTCATTTCTTTAAATATCCAGAAGAGATTCGACGGATAATATACACCACAAATACCATTGAGGCTGTGCATCGACAGTTTCGAAAACTGACCAAAACAAAGGGATCATTCCCGAACCAGGACAGCCTGTTAAAGCTGCTTTACATGGGGATCCAGAACGCCAGTAAAAAATGGACAATGCCGATTCAAAATTGGTCACTGACAATTTCCCAGTTGGCAATTTTCTTTGAAGGCCGGCTGGATAAAGAGCTGGGAATTTGA